A region of Peromyscus maniculatus bairdii isolate BWxNUB_F1_BW_parent chromosome 7, HU_Pman_BW_mat_3.1, whole genome shotgun sequence DNA encodes the following proteins:
- the LOC143274414 gene encoding proline-rich protein 23A3-like, with protein MIPGVPPHSPTANPLLCCAAQPEGPKPANSRCLQQAQADLEGPTGPASEQLTTTMFLPAGLAPKLHLQGFDLLLEREPHSVMTVMLPGHTIIVEPEHLQDSYQPGQPGFLPASQQEAALLEMPQDHQVILQQESSSTCVADTQGWRNPPVPEEDNQGGLGDFLRPMPRMNAPAGMVPAMLLPFTGMSSPLFPGQVPCSWRPSAPPGAERYAPSTIWSLKGSMLWPRPSSPLQPLPPSPPPPPPPSNQAQDPQSRQKLWRPCCKARRRLF; from the coding sequence ATGATTCCAGGAGTACCGCCCCACAGCCCCACCGCCAACCCGCTGCTCTGCTGTGCAGCCCAGCCAGAAGGACCCAAACCTGCCAATTCCCGCTGCCTCCAGCAGGCACAGGCAGACCTGGAAGGGCCCACCGGGCCGGCCAGCGAGCAGCTCACCACCACCAtgttcctgcctgctggccttgcTCCCAAACTGCATCTGCAAGGCTTCGACCTGCTGCTGGAGCGCGAGCCCCATTCGGTCATGACAGTGATGCTCCCTGGACACACCATCATCGTGGAGCCCGAGCATCTCCAGGACTCCTACCAGCCTGGacagcctggcttcttgcccgCCAGCCAGCAGGAGGCCGCTCTCCTGGAAatgccccaggaccaccaggtcaTCCTCCAGCAAGAATCCTCCAGCACATGTGTAGCAGACACCCAAGGCTGGAGAAACCCCCCAGTCCCAGAGGAAGACAATCAAGGAGGTTTAGGCGACTTCCTGAGGCCTATGCCGCGGATGAATGCTCCAGCCGGCATGGTCCCTGCGATGCTTCTCCCCTTCACCGGAATGTCAAGCCCCTTGTTCCCGGGGCAAGTGCCATGTTCCTGGCGCCCATCAGCCCCTCCTGGTGCAGAGAGATATGCTCCCAGCACCATCTGGAGCCTCAAAGGGAGCATGCTGTGGCCTCGCCCCAGCTCACCACTGcagcctctccctccatctcctcctcctcctcctcctccaagtaACCAGGCACAGGACCCTCAGAGTCGTCAGAAGCTCTGGCGCCCTTGCTGCAAGGCCCGGAGGCGCCTCTTCTAG
- the LOC143274416 gene encoding proline-rich protein 23A3-like, with translation MIPGVPPHSPTANPLLCSAAQPEGPKPANSRCLQQAQADLEGPTGPASEQLTTTMFLPAGLPLKLHLQDFDLLLEREPHSVMTVTLPGHTIIVVPEHLQDSYQPGQPGFLPASQQEAALLEMPQDHQVILQQESSSTCVADTQGWRNPPVPEEDNQGGLGNFLRPMPWMNAPAGMVPAMLLPLTGMSSPLFPGQVPCSSRSSAPPGAERYAPSTIWSLKGSMLWPRPSSPLQPLPPSPSPPPPPSHQAQDPQSRQKLWRPGCKVRRRLF, from the coding sequence ATGATTCCAGGAGTGCCGCCCCACAGCCCCACCGCCAACCCGCTGCTCTGCTCTGCAGCCCAGCCAGAAGGACCCAAACCTGCCAATTCCCGCTGCCTCCAGCAGGCACAGGCAGACCTGGAAGGACCCACCGGGCCGGCCAGCGAGCAGCTCACCACCACCATGTTCCTGCCTGCTGGGCTTCCTCTCAAACTGCATCTGCAAGACTTCGACCTGCTGCTGGAGCGCGAGCCCCATTCGGTCATGACAGTGACGCTCCCTGGACACACCATCATCGTGGTGCCCGAGCATCTCCAGGACTCCTACCAGCCTGGACAGCCTGGCTTCTTGCCTGCCAGCCAGCAGGAGGCCGCTCTCCTGGAAatgccccaggaccaccaggtcaTCCTCCAGCAAGAATCCTCCAGCACATGTGTAGCAGACACCCAAGGCTGGAGAAACCCCCCAGTCCCAGAGGAAGACAATCAAGGAGGTTTAGGGAACTTCCTGAGGCCTATGCCGTGGATGAATGCTCCAGCCGGCATGGTCCCTGCGATGCTTCTCCCCTTGACCGGGATGTCAAGCCCCTTGTTCCCGGGCCAAGTGCCATGTTCCTCGCGCTCATCAGCCCCTCCTGGTGCAGAGAGATATGCTCCCAGCACCATCTGGAGCCTCAAAGGGAGCATGCTGTGGCCTCGCCCCAGCTCACCACTGcagcctctccctccatctccttctcctcctcctcctccaagtcaCCAGGCACAGGACCCTCAGAGTAGGCAGAAGCTCTGGCGCCCTGGCTGCAAGGTCCGGCGGCGCCTCTTCTAG